One genomic window of Pontibacillus halophilus JSM 076056 = DSM 19796 includes the following:
- a CDS encoding VOC family protein, giving the protein MSVLFRVVLYVKNIEESLKFYQDIIGLELYGRGKRGARFNYDCFSLLLTSESALGDKHYFKNKAKSDIKGNGFELIIVVDELEKVYQRCLDNYYPIEVEVEKYPWDMRGFKVADPDGYFIRITSE; this is encoded by the coding sequence ATGAGTGTTCTTTTTAGAGTCGTACTGTATGTAAAGAATATCGAGGAATCTTTAAAATTTTATCAAGACATTATTGGATTAGAATTGTATGGTAGAGGTAAACGAGGTGCACGTTTTAATTATGATTGTTTTTCGTTGTTACTTACTTCTGAATCAGCATTAGGAGATAAACACTATTTTAAAAATAAGGCAAAAAGTGATATTAAAGGGAATGGCTTTGAGCTAATAATAGTTGTAGATGAATTGGAAAAAGTGTATCAACGATGTCTTGATAACTATTACCCAATTGAGGTTGAAGTGGAAAAATACCCTTGGGATATGAGAGGTTTTAAGGTCGCTGACCCAGATGGATATTTTATAAGGATTACTTCTGAATGA